A region of Halalkaliarchaeum desulfuricum DNA encodes the following proteins:
- a CDS encoding MinD/ParA family ATP-binding protein yields MILAIAGGKGGVGKTTVAYNLAAALDALAVDADLGMADLPTGRGPDLHDALAGRAAPTECVREGPVTLVPCGRSLSGARASDLGRLRDVLETLERERGTLVVDCPAGLRTDVGVPLALADACLLVVSPQPFALANAVRTRELARELGTGLAGAACNRVVDPPPTEPMASALGGPVTVVPADPRLGRSVRTETPITDSAPGSTAAARIRELARAVDSCR; encoded by the coding sequence GTGATCCTCGCGATCGCCGGTGGGAAGGGCGGCGTCGGCAAGACGACGGTCGCGTACAACCTCGCCGCCGCGCTCGATGCCCTGGCCGTCGACGCAGATCTCGGGATGGCCGACCTCCCGACAGGACGGGGGCCGGACCTCCACGACGCGCTCGCCGGGCGCGCGGCCCCGACGGAGTGCGTTCGCGAGGGACCAGTCACGCTCGTCCCCTGCGGTCGATCGCTTTCCGGCGCGCGGGCGTCGGATCTGGGACGGCTTCGGGACGTGCTCGAAACGCTCGAACGGGAACGCGGGACCCTCGTCGTCGACTGTCCGGCAGGGCTGCGCACTGACGTGGGCGTCCCGCTGGCGCTTGCAGACGCGTGTCTGCTCGTCGTCTCCCCCCAGCCGTTCGCGCTCGCGAACGCGGTCCGGACCCGAGAACTCGCGCGGGAACTCGGTACCGGGCTGGCCGGGGCGGCGTGCAACCGCGTCGTGGATCCTCCGCCGACGGAGCCGATGGCGTCTGCGCTGGGCGGGCCGGTGACCGTGGTGCCGGCCGACCCGCGCCTGGGCCGATCGGTCCGGACGGAGACACCGATCACTGACTCCGCCCCGGGAAGCACGGCGGCCGCACGGATCCGGGAACTCGCCAGAGCGGTGGATTCCTGCCGGTGA
- a CDS encoding DUF7857 domain-containing protein, translated as MKLEHDTERRDGVTFVTATVYNPAPVTRHARVENRLEGTVLPPRRNGVPERGWDEAGVTLTVPAEKTVGIGYACSSPPSDPAVEIESTGRGPAPEDDAESRARRSLGTFRPPRMVVTEPAVSGDDDADQSPRDDRDSLAVDECGPESDGGHEPDDGTRIGSEERNDDVERATRRVALAAQLASAGVEDAAEVLEELVETDLVEGETDLVGDETNPVGGTGIAGARALERALEADVETLEGEASRLRSKADRLRRAANRAEENAAQAESRAEVARSVDLPLDALERFA; from the coding sequence GTGAAGCTGGAGCACGACACCGAACGACGGGACGGGGTGACGTTCGTGACGGCAACCGTCTACAACCCCGCTCCTGTGACGCGGCACGCGAGGGTGGAAAACCGGCTCGAGGGGACGGTGTTACCGCCACGGCGTAACGGCGTTCCCGAGCGCGGCTGGGACGAGGCGGGGGTCACGCTCACGGTTCCCGCCGAAAAGACGGTCGGGATCGGATACGCGTGTTCGTCGCCGCCGTCGGATCCGGCCGTCGAAATCGAGTCCACCGGCCGGGGACCAGCCCCGGAAGACGACGCGGAGTCCCGTGCGCGGCGATCCCTCGGGACGTTCCGGCCGCCGCGGATGGTCGTCACCGAACCGGCGGTGTCGGGCGACGACGACGCGGATCAGTCCCCACGTGACGACCGGGACTCGCTCGCGGTCGACGAATGCGGCCCGGAGTCGGATGGCGGACACGAGCCGGATGACGGGACACGGATCGGTTCCGAGGAGAGAAACGACGATGTCGAACGGGCGACCCGACGGGTAGCACTCGCAGCGCAGTTGGCGTCGGCAGGGGTCGAGGATGCAGCAGAGGTGCTCGAAGAACTCGTGGAGACGGATCTCGTCGAGGGAGAGACGGATCTCGTCGGCGATGAGACGAATCCTGTTGGGGGCACAGGAATCGCGGGCGCGAGAGCTCTCGAAAGGGCGCTCGAGGCCGACGTCGAGACGCTCGAAGGGGAAGCGTCGCGGCTCCGTTCGAAAGCGGACCGGCTCCGCCGGGCGGCCAATCGAGCCGAGGAGAACGCAGCCCAGGCGGAATCGCGGGCCGAGGTGGCACGGTCTGTCGACCTCCCACTCGACGCGCTGGAGCGGTTCGCGTGA
- a CDS encoding DUF7856 family protein: MNRLRECSPGRRGRDLRGLDVSPAAAHAAIRDGTGTEQSVTNHRLGRGVGERRPDEPDAYDVLGPVGNPETTVRRLVAAAARTRGLTTSHDEMIRELESELASIEVPEPETEVDAAKRSVIEASTNETELRERIAALRGRLRTERELGEPTEETVEKLKAAAADLAEASTGRIAAEQALDAARRKARSARSVRDRRMKLQDRLDNRRREARAVLADALSEEFTAVRERVESLVEADSFETVGSKSAGTASQFAAVTLADLGVPIVIDARETGIDDAGRAARLLDVDVWLCEG; this comes from the coding sequence GTGAACCGGCTACGGGAGTGTTCGCCCGGAAGGCGGGGACGTGATTTGCGTGGTCTCGACGTGTCACCGGCCGCCGCTCACGCTGCGATACGGGACGGAACGGGAACCGAACAGTCGGTCACGAATCATCGACTCGGACGGGGTGTGGGTGAGCGACGTCCGGACGAACCGGACGCATACGACGTGCTCGGACCGGTCGGGAACCCCGAAACGACCGTCCGACGCCTGGTGGCCGCCGCGGCACGAACCCGCGGATTGACGACATCCCACGACGAAATGATCCGGGAGCTCGAATCGGAACTCGCGTCGATCGAGGTGCCGGAGCCCGAGACGGAAGTCGACGCAGCGAAACGGAGCGTCATCGAGGCATCGACGAACGAAACCGAACTGCGCGAGCGGATCGCTGCGCTCCGTGGCCGGCTCCGGACGGAGCGGGAGCTCGGCGAACCGACCGAGGAGACAGTCGAGAAGCTCAAGGCGGCTGCCGCGGATCTGGCGGAGGCGTCGACAGGCCGGATCGCAGCCGAACAGGCACTCGATGCAGCCCGGCGGAAGGCTCGAAGCGCCCGGAGTGTTCGGGATCGCCGGATGAAGCTGCAGGATCGCCTCGACAACCGGCGTCGGGAGGCGAGGGCCGTCCTCGCGGACGCGCTGTCGGAGGAGTTCACCGCGGTGCGGGAGCGCGTTGAATCGCTCGTCGAGGCGGATTCGTTCGAGACGGTCGGGTCGAAGTCTGCAGGGACAGCGTCACAGTTTGCCGCCGTCACGCTGGCCGATCTCGGGGTGCCGATCGTGATCGACGCCCGCGAGACCGGCATCGACGACGCCGGACGGGCGGCCCGCCTCCTGGATGTCGACGTGTGGCTCTGTGAGGGATGA
- a CDS encoding DUF7855 family protein — MLFVATYSREARTTLRNVCRSHEDAVVRRFGRAALLSETAFSGFLALRMRYKHGDDVQIERTEPFNEFADVPERVRTAARTYEERAKPSTPYGKFAAGTEHPDPDELRGQEL; from the coding sequence ATGTTGTTCGTGGCGACGTATTCGCGGGAGGCTCGAACGACGCTTCGAAACGTTTGTCGATCACACGAGGACGCTGTCGTCCGCCGGTTCGGAAGGGCGGCCCTACTATCGGAGACGGCGTTTTCGGGTTTTCTGGCACTGCGGATGCGGTACAAGCACGGTGACGACGTCCAGATCGAGCGAACCGAGCCCTTCAACGAATTCGCAGACGTTCCCGAGCGGGTGCGGACAGCGGCGAGAACCTACGAGGAACGGGCGAAACCGAGCACGCCGTACGGAAAGTTCGCCGCCGGCACCGAGCATCCGGATCCGGACGAACTCCGGGGGCAGGAGCTGTGA
- a CDS encoding DUF7854 family protein has product MDRISALRNVEEALRAFEDGEADLATTEKRVVGVLRTYATDFEGEESLFRATAPDAAAGAVVVAPSAHAAAERIVSLRDLDCDRDEVDIEHV; this is encoded by the coding sequence ATGGATCGGATCTCCGCACTCCGGAACGTCGAAGAGGCGCTTCGCGCGTTCGAAGACGGCGAGGCGGACCTCGCGACGACCGAGAAGCGAGTGGTCGGTGTCCTGCGGACGTACGCGACCGACTTCGAGGGCGAGGAATCGCTGTTTCGGGCGACAGCCCCCGACGCCGCCGCCGGCGCGGTGGTCGTCGCACCGTCGGCCCACGCCGCCGCCGAACGGATCGTCAGCCTCCGTGATCTCGACTGCGACCGCGACGAAGTCGACATCGAACACGTGTGA
- a CDS encoding LAGLIDADG family homing endonuclease produces the protein MATAGTDELTERFIQFYRNYYRDEIGQLAQRYPNEQRSLYVDYDDLYTFDPDLAEDYLAKPEQFREYAEEALRLYDLPADVSLGQAHVRVENLPRSKTIDIRGIRVQDDHIGRMIAVQGIVRKATDVRPKVTEAAFECQRCGTMTYIPQSESGFQEPHECQGCERQGPFRVNHDQSEFIDSQKLRVQESPEGLRGGQTPQAIDVDIVDDITGKVTPGDHVTVVGVLHIEQMTDGNEKTPVFDLYMDGVSISIEDEEFEDMDITQEDVQDIIERSSEEDIYQQMVDSVAPSIYGFEEEKLAMILQLFSGVTKHLPDGSRIRGDLHMLLIGDPGTGKSQLLSYIQNIAPRSVYTSGKGSSSAGLCVTGDTKIHTAEGFMPIRELAEEHHPDPVDEDTAAESDHEVYSFDRESGEMELRESSHVWRMPEKPCRRIETAHGKELEASVNTPVLVCGERGIEWREISDIKSGDHVAVPKYKEVNKHSPPVRDFIEFTQEKVKPTEESITFLRQQLFERFGTLREAAAALDLSEDFIYDSLANRYLPLDKLDRILEAIDADLEDIEIDRAMLRHGHDIRIPDRFDEDLMYLIGLVFGDGDVSVSSRGENRGHVRISNSDEELLRKAAECIKSTFDRSVEIEYQENRVPCIRFHSVTVARFFSNLGVESPKTDIGLEPRLMTAEHADAFLQGLFDADGCVSARRQGGSSIQFSTIDDEFARQIQRMLESYGIRARRRERDRRGTTVLKNGYEIESKSIQTHLTIYGKDIDVFAEQIGFNSTKKEAALKTIVEDTTRRGERLPIGKTLIKTDGAGGDYYQNIIRGNNPSRERTNNILAERDLGDYRPFVEEVAEASLVWDKVVSAVDTGEKEVFDLTVPETHNFVGNGIVTHNTAAAVRDDFGDGQQWTLEAGALVLADKGIAAVDELDKMRCVTGETLVSVGDGSVRQIGELAREAKSSGEIEQLQNGQTIRDVDFTVWTMAEDGNLVKRPVTAIHAYHAPESLCKVTLQTGEQLTATQDHPFFVLEGGERKTRAASDLEKDDWVYVPRTIPTPACDGGPITAEIDTNSKPQTQVNHQYSDPQEAKAAILGYLSGDGNIVYDRSGGCYGIRFTNSEEELLRDFESACLTAFGSDPVRHESEQREDGVETVRLHGRRYADSVLEAGMNLENYDGKAFPTWVTEGSTREKKAFVRALVDSEGSVDTQTGNVRVYSSSREILCGTRILLLQFGITSQLRTRERKEKRDLHVLTITDADSLNRFARHIGFTLTRKQNALMDVLEIVDGDRTILNVVPEIGDYLQEIRGNLRLHQSECGINKGTYCDFESGKANVSIQRAKTILATFKRRKERAETDQEVLDREPTWSVLTTLKGRYHVSQSELAIGTPFSQQKISRLWGDDEVLRETIVERFKSILREIATVDLSTLSVLIKGDVKWRKVESTEVVSANSSSDRIPIYREQLADMLGCSVDLAESNARKLLKNDIEIGNDWKSLRKELQRHQISFAELSDGLDVSASTVSRWFTGVVDTDRFEEVQNVAVRQIKQFRERIRATLDEMNSYATPRVYDLTVEGTHNFVANGMIVHNSEDRSAMHQALEQQKISISKAGINATLKSRCSLLGAANPKYGRFDQYEPLGEQIDLEPALISRFDLIFTVTDQPDPDHDARLADHILTTNYAGEMNTQRERLATSEFTESEVEQATQEVEPVLDAELLRKYIAYAKRNCFPTMTDEAREAIRDFYVDLRAQGADEDDPVPVTARKLEALVRLSEASARVRLSDTVDHEDAQRVIDIVESSLQDIGVDPETGQFDADVIETGTSKSQRDRIKNLKGLIEELEDEFEEGAPIDEVLERADDVGMDPTKAEDEIEKLRRKGEVYEPRQNHLRTT, from the coding sequence ATGGCCACGGCTGGAACGGACGAACTCACCGAGCGATTCATCCAGTTTTATCGCAACTACTACCGCGACGAGATCGGGCAACTCGCCCAGCGGTACCCCAACGAACAGCGGTCGCTGTACGTCGACTACGACGACCTGTACACGTTCGATCCCGACCTCGCGGAGGACTACCTCGCAAAGCCCGAGCAGTTCCGCGAGTACGCCGAGGAGGCGCTGCGGCTGTACGACCTCCCGGCGGACGTGAGTCTCGGCCAGGCGCACGTTCGGGTCGAGAACCTCCCGCGGTCGAAGACGATCGACATCCGGGGAATCCGCGTCCAGGACGACCACATCGGCCGGATGATCGCCGTCCAGGGGATCGTCCGGAAGGCAACCGACGTCCGTCCGAAGGTCACCGAGGCCGCCTTCGAGTGCCAGCGCTGCGGCACGATGACGTACATCCCCCAGTCGGAGTCGGGGTTCCAGGAGCCCCACGAGTGTCAGGGCTGTGAGCGACAGGGCCCGTTCCGCGTGAACCACGACCAGTCGGAGTTCATCGACTCCCAGAAGCTCCGCGTCCAGGAGTCGCCCGAGGGGCTGCGCGGCGGTCAGACCCCGCAGGCGATCGACGTCGACATCGTAGACGACATCACCGGCAAGGTGACGCCGGGCGACCACGTCACCGTCGTCGGCGTGTTGCACATCGAGCAGATGACCGACGGCAACGAGAAAACTCCCGTCTTCGATCTGTACATGGACGGCGTCTCCATCTCGATCGAGGACGAGGAGTTCGAGGACATGGACATCACCCAGGAGGACGTCCAGGACATCATCGAGCGGTCGAGCGAGGAGGACATCTACCAGCAGATGGTGGATTCGGTCGCGCCGTCGATCTACGGTTTCGAAGAGGAGAAGCTCGCGATGATTCTCCAGTTGTTTTCCGGCGTTACCAAACACCTCCCCGACGGCTCCCGGATCCGGGGGGACCTGCACATGCTGTTGATCGGGGACCCCGGTACTGGGAAGTCCCAGCTACTTTCATACATACAAAATATCGCCCCGAGATCGGTGTACACCTCGGGGAAAGGCAGCAGCTCAGCAGGGCTGTGCGTGACCGGTGATACGAAGATTCACACCGCGGAAGGCTTCATGCCAATCCGCGAACTTGCAGAGGAACACCACCCTGATCCCGTAGACGAAGACACCGCTGCCGAAAGCGACCACGAAGTCTACAGCTTCGACCGCGAAAGCGGCGAGATGGAACTACGCGAGAGTTCTCACGTCTGGCGAATGCCCGAGAAGCCGTGCCGGCGGATCGAAACAGCGCACGGAAAGGAGTTGGAAGCATCGGTCAACACGCCCGTCCTCGTCTGTGGCGAGAGGGGGATCGAGTGGCGCGAGATTTCGGATATCAAATCAGGCGATCACGTGGCAGTACCGAAATACAAAGAGGTTAATAAACACAGTCCACCAGTTCGTGACTTCATCGAGTTTACACAGGAGAAGGTCAAACCGACCGAAGAGTCGATTACATTCCTGCGTCAGCAGCTTTTTGAGAGGTTCGGTACACTCCGTGAAGCTGCTGCTGCGCTTGACTTGTCGGAGGACTTTATATATGACTCCCTTGCGAATCGGTACCTACCTCTTGATAAACTTGACCGGATTCTTGAGGCGATAGATGCGGATCTCGAGGATATCGAGATAGACCGGGCGATGCTTCGTCATGGCCACGATATCCGTATTCCGGACCGATTCGATGAAGACCTGATGTACCTTATTGGACTCGTATTCGGTGATGGTGATGTATCCGTCTCTTCAAGGGGTGAAAACAGAGGACACGTTCGGATCTCTAACTCGGACGAAGAACTTCTCCGAAAGGCAGCCGAGTGCATCAAATCGACGTTCGATAGATCAGTAGAAATCGAATATCAGGAGAATCGAGTCCCATGTATTCGTTTCCATAGTGTGACAGTCGCGCGGTTCTTTAGCAACCTCGGCGTCGAGTCACCAAAAACCGATATCGGCCTCGAACCGCGCCTGATGACGGCAGAACACGCTGACGCGTTCCTTCAAGGGCTGTTTGACGCAGACGGCTGTGTCTCGGCTCGAAGACAGGGTGGCTCAAGCATCCAATTCTCGACAATAGATGATGAGTTTGCCCGTCAGATCCAACGTATGCTCGAGTCGTACGGCATACGTGCACGGCGAAGAGAACGCGACCGACGAGGAACTACTGTACTTAAAAATGGATACGAAATCGAATCCAAATCGATCCAAACCCATCTCACTATTTATGGAAAGGATATCGATGTCTTTGCTGAGCAAATAGGGTTCAACTCGACAAAAAAAGAGGCAGCGTTAAAGACCATCGTAGAGGACACGACCCGACGTGGGGAGCGGCTCCCAATCGGAAAAACGCTCATAAAAACGGACGGAGCGGGTGGGGATTATTATCAAAATATTATTCGAGGGAACAACCCAAGCCGAGAACGCACTAATAACATCCTCGCCGAGCGTGATCTCGGGGATTATCGTCCCTTCGTTGAGGAAGTAGCCGAAGCTTCACTGGTCTGGGACAAAGTTGTTTCTGCGGTCGACACCGGTGAAAAAGAAGTATTCGATCTGACAGTCCCGGAAACGCACAACTTCGTCGGAAACGGGATCGTCACGCACAACACGGCTGCAGCTGTACGCGACGACTTCGGCGACGGCCAGCAGTGGACACTGGAGGCCGGGGCGCTCGTGCTCGCTGATAAGGGGATCGCCGCAGTCGACGAACTGGACAAAATGCGGTGTGTGACTGGTGAAACTCTTGTGAGTGTGGGTGATGGGAGTGTTCGGCAAATCGGAGAACTGGCTCGAGAGGCCAAATCATCCGGTGAGATAGAACAACTGCAAAACGGACAGACCATTCGGGATGTCGACTTCACCGTGTGGACAATGGCAGAGGACGGGAATCTCGTCAAAAGACCTGTCACGGCAATTCATGCATACCACGCTCCGGAAAGCCTGTGCAAAGTGACTCTACAGACAGGAGAGCAACTCACCGCTACCCAGGACCATCCATTCTTCGTGTTGGAAGGTGGAGAACGAAAGACACGTGCAGCAAGTGACCTTGAAAAGGACGACTGGGTGTATGTCCCACGCACGATACCTACCCCGGCGTGTGACGGAGGTCCCATTACTGCAGAAATTGACACCAACAGCAAGCCACAAACCCAAGTAAATCACCAATATTCAGACCCACAGGAGGCAAAAGCGGCCATACTCGGTTATCTTTCCGGTGATGGAAATATCGTATACGATCGCTCTGGTGGCTGCTACGGAATCCGATTTACGAATTCAGAGGAAGAATTATTGCGGGACTTTGAATCAGCGTGTCTGACTGCTTTCGGTTCCGATCCTGTAAGACATGAAAGTGAACAACGAGAAGATGGCGTCGAAACGGTACGTCTGCACGGTCGAAGGTATGCGGACTCCGTTCTCGAAGCCGGAATGAATCTCGAGAATTACGATGGAAAAGCGTTTCCGACGTGGGTTACGGAAGGATCCACAAGAGAGAAAAAGGCGTTCGTACGCGCTCTCGTTGACAGCGAGGGGTCGGTCGATACTCAGACAGGTAATGTCAGAGTGTACTCCTCGAGTCGGGAAATATTATGTGGGACCCGTATTCTTCTTCTACAGTTCGGGATTACCAGCCAACTACGAACGAGAGAGCGCAAAGAGAAACGTGATCTACATGTATTAACGATAACCGACGCCGATTCCCTCAACCGCTTTGCGCGCCACATTGGATTCACACTCACCCGGAAGCAGAATGCGTTAATGGACGTACTTGAGATCGTAGACGGGGATCGAACGATTCTCAATGTCGTTCCCGAGATCGGAGATTATCTACAGGAAATCCGTGGAAATCTTCGTCTCCATCAGTCTGAGTGTGGGATAAATAAGGGAACATACTGTGACTTCGAGAGCGGTAAGGCGAATGTATCAATCCAGCGTGCAAAAACAATCCTCGCTACATTCAAGCGTCGGAAAGAAAGAGCAGAAACAGATCAGGAAGTTCTGGATAGGGAACCGACCTGGTCAGTGCTTACGACTCTCAAAGGTCGATATCATGTTTCGCAGTCGGAACTTGCTATCGGAACACCATTCAGTCAACAAAAAATCTCTCGACTATGGGGAGATGATGAAGTTCTGCGGGAAACCATCGTAGAACGGTTCAAATCAATCCTGCGTGAAATAGCTACTGTAGACTTGTCAACCCTGTCTGTTCTTATCAAAGGAGACGTCAAATGGCGAAAGGTCGAAAGCACCGAAGTCGTGAGTGCTAATTCGTCTTCCGACCGTATCCCAATTTACAGAGAACAACTTGCAGATATGCTCGGATGTTCAGTTGATCTTGCGGAATCGAACGCACGCAAACTTCTGAAAAACGACATTGAAATTGGGAACGATTGGAAGTCACTACGAAAAGAATTACAACGGCATCAGATATCCTTTGCCGAATTGTCGGACGGCTTGGATGTTTCCGCATCAACTGTGTCACGGTGGTTTACTGGGGTTGTCGACACAGATCGCTTTGAGGAAGTTCAAAACGTCGCAGTCAGGCAAATAAAACAATTCAGAGAGCGGATCCGAGCGACCCTCGATGAAATGAATTCGTACGCTACACCCCGAGTTTACGACCTCACCGTCGAGGGGACGCACAACTTCGTCGCGAACGGGATGATCGTTCACAACTCCGAGGATCGGTCCGCCATGCACCAGGCATTGGAACAACAAAAGATCAGCATATCCAAGGCCGGAATAAACGCCACCCTCAAGTCCCGTTGTTCGCTGCTGGGTGCGGCAAACCCCAAATACGGCCGGTTCGACCAGTATGAACCCCTCGGCGAACAGATCGACCTCGAGCCGGCGTTGATCTCGCGGTTCGACCTCATCTTCACCGTCACCGACCAGCCGGACCCCGACCACGACGCCCGGCTGGCGGATCACATCCTCACGACGAACTACGCCGGGGAGATGAACACCCAGCGAGAGCGGCTCGCCACCTCGGAGTTCACCGAGTCGGAGGTCGAACAGGCCACCCAGGAGGTGGAGCCGGTGCTGGACGCCGAACTGTTGCGCAAGTACATCGCCTACGCGAAGCGCAACTGCTTCCCGACGATGACCGACGAGGCGCGCGAGGCCATCCGGGACTTTTACGTCGACCTGCGCGCCCAGGGCGCCGACGAGGACGACCCCGTCCCCGTGACCGCCCGGAAGCTGGAGGCGCTGGTGCGGCTCTCGGAGGCGAGTGCCCGCGTCCGGCTGTCCGACACCGTCGACCACGAGGACGCACAGCGGGTGATCGACATCGTCGAGTCGAGCCTCCAGGACATCGGCGTGGATCCCGAGACCGGCCAGTTCGACGCCGACGTGATCGAAACCGGCACCTCGAAGAGCCAGCGCGATCGGATCAAGAACCTCAAAGGGCTGATCGAGGAACTCGAAGACGAGTTCGAGGAGGGTGCTCCGATCGACGAGGTGCTCGAGCGAGCCGACGATGTGGGAATGGACCCCACCAAAGCGGAAGACGAAATCGAGAAGCTCCGTCGGAAGGGCGAGGTGTACGAACCGCGGCAGAACCACCTCCGAACCACGTGA
- the ahaH gene encoding ATP synthase archaeal subunit H, giving the protein MARPEVLERVKAAEREADQIIEEAETEADKIIEEAREEAGRIRSEAEQEAEEAAQKRLEEAREEIEAEREEILESGREDRAELEERARDRFDDVVDLALERFEEAVHAQT; this is encoded by the coding sequence ATGGCGAGACCCGAAGTTCTCGAACGAGTGAAGGCCGCCGAGCGCGAGGCCGACCAGATCATCGAGGAGGCCGAGACGGAGGCCGACAAGATCATCGAGGAGGCCCGCGAGGAGGCCGGCCGAATCCGGAGCGAGGCCGAACAGGAGGCCGAAGAGGCGGCCCAGAAGCGACTCGAGGAGGCCCGCGAGGAAATCGAAGCCGAACGGGAGGAGATCCTCGAATCTGGACGGGAGGACCGGGCCGAACTCGAAGAACGAGCCCGAGACCGGTTCGACGACGTGGTCGACCTCGCGTTAGAACGGTTCGAGGAGGCGGTACATGCTCAGACCTGA